ACCCACGAACGGGGCGTTGAGCCGCACGATGGCCAGGTTGAGCGCAGCCGCAAAGCTGACCCAGACAAGGTAGGGCACCAGCATCAGGCCTGCCCGACGGGAGTGCCGGCCAAGCATCACGACCAGGAACAGCACCGAAAGCCAGAGTGCCACGACCTCCAGCAGCGCGAGGTCGGGGCGTTTAAGGAAGAAGAACAGGCCGCTCCAGGCCACGTTGAGCACGCCGTTGACGGCAAACAGCACCAGAATCAGCCGCCGCTGGTCGGGCCTCAGTTCCCGCCGCCAGACGTCCAGCGCGGCGAGGACGCAGAGCAGGAAAATAATCGTCCACGCCGGGCCGAACAGCCAATCGGGCGGCTGGAAGGCAGGTTTGGACAGCGTGTAGTACCAGGCGTCCAGCCGCGTGAGCAAGCCCCCGAGCAGGGCGACCAGCACGGCAGCCGAGGAGGCAACCAGCGGCGCGATCCAGCGGCCGCCCTGTCCGGTCATGCCCGGACCACCCCCAGGAGGTGCCCCAAGTCCTTGAAGAAGATGCGCAGGTGGGCCAGCGGTCGCGCTCGCACCAGCTTCTTGTACATATAGGCCTGCCACGTCAGGTGCTGCACGTCGGGATCCCGGCACATGCTGACGAAGCGCTCACGGCGCGCATCACTCGAGTACCAGAAACGCTGCA
The sequence above is a segment of the Candidatus Sericytochromatia bacterium genome. Coding sequences within it:
- a CDS encoding TspO/MBR family protein, with protein sequence MTGQGGRWIAPLVASSAAVLVALLGGLLTRLDAWYYTLSKPAFQPPDWLFGPAWTIIFLLCVLAALDVWRRELRPDQRRLILVLFAVNGVLNVAWSGLFFFLKRPDLALLEVVALWLSVLFLVVMLGRHSRRAGLMLVPYLVWVSFAAALNLAIVRLNAPFVG